From the genome of Lutzomyia longipalpis isolate SR_M1_2022 chromosome 2, ASM2433408v1, one region includes:
- the LOC129790792 gene encoding augmin complex subunit dgt6, which translates to MAQGGLNAKDLRLEEEQRLSNCVYFGLYALTQAHKPTKEFEKVFQKDLFLKPNVAALPHVIHFLFTIHNPEEFRKRFYWPLYNDREAEKTFRTSCLKYLQDINEQFHLGMEDISTYMMLFPGGLKFLKIMDKLIRFITTEELKKSNNLELLNTMSISLGNRMLQHVSNQKDALDGLFTEKMRFNAKEQLKVTSALQSFQEKFQILASQRSVSKDDLLSEEYQAKEIAKTRERLEELNQLVDVMRQYNSSVEAHKAKVENLEKPLITNNLIQKTQEASEELLKQFPDIQERLCNGNLMINDKISAKFVLNLGNAILPQLITLLEEEWAKRKPSIDSNIETMQAVAVAINKISEDLTQRMNINAENLPCGATEAKNQLTNTPSYKFDTTLMVNCDNKTRLFFHDDAENSLLHRQMNQLHKLMYNSARSTKSTGSTTLSSIKTAKKHGNTKNEALSVMTITQKRSRPKKFTNYTCLGGLPGKWTEEAANFSMASSPGLDVSAQTSKFSIDGHLPLGSSSMIVGNEKPFEETFKYKFNFTPALNQPIKTEGSPSGRLSSPFAAENLLNVPKFTISEEIPEEDITHTSHKGSSATDSARKDSDSFGELLTKVAATGDESLFNVSDGVLNDID; encoded by the exons ATGGCTCAAGGAggtttaaatgcaaaagatttGCGACTGGAGGAGGAACAGAGATTGTCAAACTGCGTCTACTTTGGTCTCTATGCCCTCACACAGGCCCACAAACCCACAAAGGAGTTTGAGAAAGTCTTCCAGAAG gATCTCTTCCTGAAGCCAAATGTTGCTGCCCTTCCGCATgtcattcattttttgtttacAATTCACAATCCCGAGGAGTTCCGGAAGAGATTCTACTGGCCACTGTACAATGATCGTGAAGCTGAAAAGACATTCAg GACTTCTTGCTTGAAGTACCTGCAGGACATCAATGAGCAGTTCCATCTCGGGATGGAAGACATCTCCACGTATATGATGCTCTTTCCGGGTGGATTGAAGTTCCTCAAAATCATGGATAAACTAATAAGATTTATAACGACTGAAGAATTGAAGAAGAGCAACAATCTTGAGCTACTCAACACGATGAGCATTTCTCTGGGAAATCGGATGCTCCAGCATGTGTCCAATCAAAAGGATGCCCTTGATGGCCTTTTTACGGAGAAAATGAG ATTCAACGCAAAGGAGCAGCTAAAAGTCACATCAGCCCTTCAGAGCTTCCAGGAGAAGTTTCAAATTCTCGCTAGTCAGAGAAGTGTGTCCAAGGATGATTTGCTGAGTGAGGAATATCAAGCTAAAGAAATTGCCAAGACACGAGAAAGGCTTGAAGAATTAAATCAACTTGTGGATGTGATGAGGCAGTACAATTCATCTGTGGAAGCGCACAAGGCTAAGGTAGAGAACTTGGAGAAGCCTTTAATCACAAATAATCTCATACAGAAGACCCAGGAAGCTTCGGAGGAACTTCTCAAGCAATTCCCGGACATTCAGGAACGCCTCTGCAATGGAAATCTCATGATAAATGACAAAATCAGTGCAAAGTTTGTACTAAACTTGGGCAATGCCATTCTTCCGCAACTCATTACCTTGCTGGAGGAAGAATGGGCAAAGAGAAAACCCAGCATTGACTCGAATATTGAGACAATGCAGGCTGTTGCAGTggcaattaataaaatctccGAAGATTTGACACAGAGAATGAACATAAATGCGGAAAATCTTCCTTGTGGAGCTACAGAAGCAAAGAATCAACTAACAAATACACCAAGTTACAAATTTGACACCACATTGATGGTCAATTGTGACAACAAGACGCGTCTCTTCTTCCACGATGATGCAGAAAATTCCCTCCTACACCGGCAGATGAATCAACTTCACAAATTAATGTACAATTCAGCACGATCTACCAAATCCACAGGATCCACCACACTCTCATCCATAAAAACAGCAAAGAAGCATGGGAATACCAAGAATGAAGCCCTTAGCGTGATGACAATAACCCAAAAACGCTCACGTCCCAAGAAATTCACCAACTATACGTGTCTCGGTGGTCTTCCGGGCAAGTGGACTGAGGAAGCAGCCAATTTCTCCATGGCCAGCTCTCCGGGACTCGATGTTTCAGCTCAAACATCAAAGTTCAGCATTGATGGGCATCTACCGCTTGGCAGCTCATCAATGATTGTCGGCAATGAGAAGCCCTTCGAGGAGacatttaaatacaaattcaaCTTTACTCCAGCTCTCAATCAGCCCATCAAGACGGAAGGCTCTCCCTCGGGGCGACTTAGTTCCCCTTTTGCAGCTGAAAACCTCCTGAATGTGCCTAAATTTACAATTTCCGAAGAAATCCCCGAAGAGGACATCACCCACACGTCCCACAAGGGTAGTTCTGCTACGGATTCTGCACGAAAAGATAGTGATTCCTTTGGGGAACTCCTAACAAAAGTAGCCGCCACAGGAGATGAATCACTCTTCAATGTCAGCGATGGTGTTCTCAATGATATTGATTAg
- the LOC129790788 gene encoding coiled-coil domain-containing protein 40, with product MENLVEKIENAPEEGCLQAILPEDHPLLERFQQNLKNHLLRIQEQLQNEISVLDHSLKVKSEERQEVGAALYDLQQQIGQQRQALEEYEVKIQDVSEKRQEVAAKCQTLRRECQEKEGELREAKTIHAQRLMELDNLTVLENNMSKWAKEAKDEVTVAKRVASKDTRDRQAKMEEGQKMELFLYHLDTDVRKRENELNTINEQIREQEITIEMLNKSLVDSNADLEILQQEQKRMTQTWGEVIVAIQQRDKVLSMVQNDLNLEYRRQKEVRGFIEATNKAIQKQIVHNHKLSVFRNRLQGDVKALEKQLIREDKDYERLYEKISEKSSILDQTETDLKQAKIEGILLESQLKGVSAKIEKQATRKVELEEKILELLQNQITADKVGQYRARDLREIQEKRRNAEIMLSNTENQLSILLLDLEKYRGIVGNHHQVLEKLQRKEKEMKMEANKQEDEMKDVLNSIESRQRRLDVLTKQLNEKISASGGREGNPDELKLLNLQGEIEDLDGELKKVQNFWLRLQGHVMNLTEKRSQQTNEIFLARKQFLIIDQKCRKVERELQRLVEEDRMSDREIGKLHSRLELLSGRLFEEQKDHDQQEEECFLNHQAHTAKLKEAELSILQLEREIEELEGEIEETKDLVIEKHREALAWETKYRLAVETKKSSDMEASAESETGHMRAEIHRMEVRYAQLRKAQEKLMQDMDNCINHRENIFNQASVKEKLHGGKAKVKSTVQQKLSEMHIKMKQVNGEISVMERSLCGNQQQQEHLEQEIAKKCQELEAEQHQNALIEQEIGEGMLLKHDNLETIVRKQHRARRFKALATGRVPPKCRPEGVIEQSMKKQREVQEHLTNLMENLLTDFPHHKFPLTKIIQTLKNN from the exons atggaaaatttagtggaaaaaattgaaaatgccCCAGAAGAGGGATGTCTGCAGGCTATTCTTCCAGAGGATCATCCTTTGCTCGAACGCTTCCAGCAGAACCTGAAAAATCACCTCCTGAGGATTCAAGAGCAGctccaaaatgaaatttctgtcTTGGATCATTCGCTAAAGGTAAAAAGTGAGGAGCGCCAGGAAGTTGGTGCAGCACTGTATGATCTTCAGCAGCAAATTGGTCAGCAACGACAGGCACTTGAGGAGTATGAGGTGAAAATTCAGGATGTGAGTGAGAAGAGACAGGAAGTCGCAGCAAAATGCCAGACACTGCGACGGGAGTGTCAGGAAAAGGAGGGAGAACTTCGGGAGGCTAAGACGATTCATGCCCAGCGTCTCATGGAATTAGACAATCTCACTGTGCTGGAGAATAATATGTCCAAATGGGCAAAGGAGGCAAAGGATGAGGTCACAGTGGCCAAGAGAGTTGCCAGCAAGGACACACGAGATCGTCAGGCAAAGATGGAGGAGGGTCAAAAGATGGAATTGTTCCTGTATCACCTGGACACGGATGTGCGAAAGCGGGAGAATGAGCTCAATACAATAAATGAGCAAATCCGAGAGCAGGAGATAACGATTGAGATGCTGAATAAGAGTCTCGTGGATTCCAATGCTGATCTTGAGATTCTGCAGCAAGAACAAAAGAGGATGACGCAGACATGGGGCGAAGTGATTGTGGCCATTCAACAGAGGGACAAAGTTCTGTCCATGGTGCAGAATGATCTGAATCTCGAGTACAGGAGGCAGAAAGAAGTGCGAGGATTCATCGAGGCCACCAATAAAGCCATCCAGAAGCAAATTGTTCACAATCACAAGCTCAGTGTTTTCCGGAATCGTCTCCAGGGCGATgtgaaagctctggaaaagcAGCTTATCCGTGAGGATAAGGACTACGAAAGATTGTATGAGAAGATCTCAGAGAAATCGTCAATTTTGGATCAAACTGAGACGGATTTGAAGCAAGCAAAAATTGAAGGGATCCTCCTGGAGAGTCAACTAAAGGGTGTGAGTGCAAAGATTGAGAAACAGGCCACGCGGAAGGTTGAGCTGGAGGAGAAGATCCTGGAATTGCTTCAGAATCAGATAACAGCTGACAAAGTGGGTCAGTACCGTGCAAGGGATTTACGTGAGATTCAAGAAAAACGTCGCAATGCAGAGATTATGCTCTCAAACACCGAGAATCAGCTGTCAATCCTCCTCCTGGATTTGGAGAAGTACCGTGGAATTGTTGGGAATCACCATCAAGTTTTGGAGAAGCTACAGCGGAAGGAGAAGGAGATGAAAATGGAGGCAAATAAGCAGGAAGATGAGATGAAAGATGTCTTGAATTCTATTGAATCTCGCCAGCGACGATTGGATGTGCTGACAAAGCagttgaatgagaaaatttctgcTTCCGGAGGACGTGAAGGGAATCCCGATGAATTGAAGTTGCTCAATTTGCAGGGGGAGATTGAGGATCTCGATGGGGAATTGAAGAAAGTTCAGAATTTCTGGCTGAGACTCCAGGGGCACGTGATGAATCTCACCGAGAAGCGTTCCCAGCAAActaatgagatttttctggCCAGAAAAC aattcCTAATCATTGATCAAAAATGCCGAAAGGTGGAGAGAGAACTGCAGCGTTTGGTGGAGGAAGATCGCATGAGTGACCGTGAGATTGGCAAACTTCATTCGCGTCTTGAGCTTCTCAGTGGACGCCTGTTTGAGGAGCAGAAAGATCACGATCAGCAGGAAGAAGAATGTTTTCTCAATCATCAAGCACACACGGCTAAGCTGAAGGAAGCCGAGTTGTCCATCCTGCAGCTGGAGAGGGAAATTGAGGAGTTGGAGGGGGAGATTGAGGAGACAAAGGATCTCGTGATTGAGAAGCATCGAGAAGCACTGGCGTGGGAGACAAAGTACCGCCTTGCCGTGGAGACGAAGAAGAGTAGCGACATGGAGGCATCGGCGGAGAGTGAAACAGGCCATATGAGAGCGGAAATCCATCGAATGGAAGTACGTTATGCCCAGCTACGGAAGGCACAGGAGAAGCTAATGCAGGACATGGACAACTGCATCAATCATCGTGAGAACATTTTCAATCAGGCATCGGTTAAGGAGAAACTCCACGGGGGAAAGGCCAAAGTTAAGTCAACGGTGCAGCAGAAATTGTCCGAGATGCATATAAAGATGAAGCAGGTGAATGGGGAGATAAGTGTCATGGAGAGGAGCTTGTGTGGGAATCAGCAGCAACAGGAGCATCTTGAGCAGGAGATTGCAAAGAAATGCCAAGAATTGGAGGCAGAACAGCACCAAAATGCGCTGATTGAGCAGGAAATTGGTGAAGGGATGCTGCTGAAGCATGATAATCTCGAAACAATTGTCCGGAAGCAGCATCGGGCACGTCGTTTTAAAGCTCTAGCCACGGGAAGGGTGCCCCCAAAGTGTCGCCCAGAAGGTGTAATTGAGCAGAGCATGAAGAAGCAGCGAGAAGTGCAGGAACATCTCACCAATCTCATGGAGAATCTCCTCACTGACTTCCCCCATCATAAATTCCCGCTCACAAAGATCATCCAGACGcttaaaaataactaa
- the LOC129790801 gene encoding mitochondrial basic amino acids transporter has protein sequence MALDFVAGCLGGCAGVLVGHPFDTVKVNLQTQDYRNPQYRGTFHCLRTIVARDSVRGLYRGMASPMAGVAFVNAIVFGVYGNVQRRTENPNSLISHFMAGSAAGLAQSIVCSPMELIKTRLQLQTEASPGGRVKFKGPLDCLLHIWRHEGLRGVYRGLGITAARDLPGFSSYFVSYELMTRKTPNPSAFHTLMAGGLAGTFSWICTFPLDVVKSRIQADEKLYKGIADCVVKSYRAEGISFLTRGLASTLIRAFPMNAACFLVVSSILNFSRRQETQGGSLQLQITPPTEVLPIVSYAPQIFIRRHDPLHHHETRHRNRTIRNFVVLAAFQEAICDDEITELINDTFEEHNGGYYLWDTGTCLSSSLTD, from the exons ATGGCATTGGATTTCGTTGCAGGATGCTTAGGGG GATGTGCTGGAGTACTCGTTGGGCATCCCTTTGATACGGTCAAAGTGAACCTACAGACTCAGGACTACCGGAATCCCCAGTACCGTGGTACCTTCCACTGCCTCCGTACCATCGTAGCGCGAGATTCCGTGCGTGGACTCTACCGTGGCATGGCAAGCCCCATGGCGGGTGTTGCCTTTGTCAATGCCATCGTCTTTGGGGTCTATGGGAATGTTCAGCGACGCACAGAGAATCCCAATTCACTCATTTCCCACTTTATGGCGGGCTCAGCAGCTGGATTGGCACAGAGTATCGTCTGTTCCCCAATGGAGCTCATCAAGACACGGCTTCAGCTGCAAACTGAAGCCTCCCCCGGTGGTAGGGTCAAATTCAAGGGTCCCCTTGATTGTCTCCTCCACATTTGGCGTCATGAGGGACTTCGGGGAGTCTACAGAGGATTGGGCATTACAGCAGCGAGAGATTTGCCAG GTTTCTCCTCTTACTTCGTCTCCTATGAGTTGATGACGAGGAAGACTCCCAATCCGAGTGCCTTCCACACCTTAATGGCCGGCGGTTTGGCGGGAACTTTCTCGTGGATTTGTACCTTCCCATTGGATGTCGTCAAGTCCCGCATTCAGGCAGATGAGAAGCTCTACAAGGGCATTGCTGATTGCGTGGTGAAGAGCTACAGAGCTGAGGGAATAAGCTTCCTGACGCGTGGTTTGGCATCAACACTCATCCGGGCATTTCCCATGAATGCCGCTTGCTTCCTTGTCGTCTCGTCGATACTCAACTTTTCCCGGCGGCAGGAGACACAGGGAGGAAGTCTGCAGCTGCAAATCACACCACCAACGGAGGTTCTCCCAATTGTCAGCTATGCCCCGCAGATCTTCATTAGACGTCACGATCCGCTGCATCATCACGAAACACGTCACAGGAATCGAACTATACGGAATTTCGTTGTCCTTGCTGCCTTCCAGGAAGCCATCTGTGACGATGAAATCACTGAGCTCATCAATGACACCTTCGAGGAGCACAACGGTGGCTACTACCTCTGGGACACTGGTACTTGTTTGTCATCCAGTCTTACTGACTAA
- the LOC129790791 gene encoding neutral and basic amino acid transport protein rBAT-like, which produces MNNLGISTDPALLGVDLPSSLTTSPSVSTFMPEEDASICPLLPTTPSPPPMDFIHPLTPSTGIDEGNNEDLGGEFQGDDAQADSSSSGSSSGIGIQVTANGPGSLFNKHAYQHLGSKNGDITQDNGVTQTGVFSIPMTKDTPSFVNWNWPLIRKCTFFLFMSGLFAMCAIVVAMMFKLPKSCNPEVPWYKGAVFYEIFPASFQDSNGDGLGDLKGLASRIDYLESLGVGAVRLNSIFPAKHYPDHFQNVTTLLDIDEILGTPRDLTYLARILQRRNISLILDLPIYPLVKHLAVIRENFTEATNSTDTEDEEVFQDSDTSEDPVLTAMRFWLSMGVDGFYVKGLENYAGDPYLIENLQEWKFALGSDRILMVSKLVFDSVDDDTAEKVRHCVDLVDVFVDVSNGTKVIAEKVQSILNSRFLAPGFGPWIHWSLGGVTERRLAQGTSSNISLAATLMQLMLPGTPSIFYGDEVALQEVYDPLGEHEESKHLHHLSTMVWDSEIQFTVKEHLPWLPRGAFVAFHHFEHVAGMIRLRGISPSIYQNAVIKEHQSVLNTAVRYSKNDILILERWYPRRNTFTSISNFGSKSLVLDLSGMFYAGEIMLGSLKGEKVFFSSIQVKPMETIIVKLDK; this is translated from the exons ATGAATAATTTGGGTATTTCGACGGATCCTGCTCTCCTTGGGGTAGATTTGCCCTCATCACTCACGACCTCACCGTCTGTGTCAACCTTCATGCCCGAAGAGGATGCATCCATATGTCCACTCCTCCCAACAACACCCAGCCCACCGCCAATGGATTTTATACATCCCCTCACGCCAAGTACGGGGATTGATGAAGGAAATAATGAAGATCTCGGTGGTGAGTTTCAAG GTGATGATGCTCAAGCAGATTCAAGCTCTTCAGGAAGTAGCTCAGGCATTGGGATTCAAGTCACTGCCAATGGACCAGGATCTCTCTTCAATAAGCACGCATATCAGCATTTGGGCAGCAAAAATGGAGACATTACGCAA gacAATGGTGTTACCCAAACAGGAGTCTTTAGCATCCCCATGACAAAGGATACACCGTCTTTTGTGAACTGGAACTGGCCTCTCATCCGCAAATGTACCTTCTTCCTCTTCATGTCCGGTCTCTTTGCAATGTGTGCCATTGTTGTTGCCATGATGTTCAAATTACCCAAATCCTGCAATCCCGAAGTACCCTGGTACAAGGGAGCTGTCTTCTATGAGATCTTCCCGGCGAGTTTTCAGGATTCCAATGGGGACGGTTTGGGTGATTTAAAGGGCTTGGCGAGTCGCATTGATTACCTGGAGAGTTTGGGCGTTGGAGCTGTACGGTTGAATTCAATATTCCCCGCCAAGCACTATCCGGATCACTTCCAGAATGTCACAACTCTCCTGGACATTGATGAAATTCTGGGAACTCCGAGGGATTTAACGTATTTGGCGCGTATACTGCAAAGAAGGAATATTTCATTGATCCTGGACCTTCCCATTTATCCTCTTGTTAAGCATCTCGCTGTAATTCGTGAGAATTTCACGGAAGCAACAAACTCAACTGACACGGAAGATGAGGAAGTGTTCCAGGATAGTGACACTTCGGAAGATCCTGTACTTACAGCTATGCGATTTTGGCTCTCAATGGGTGTGGATGGATTCTATGTGAAAGGACTCGAGAACTACGCAGGTGATCcgtatttaattgagaatctTCAAGAGTGGAAATTCGCTTTGGGCTCTGATCGGATTCTCATGGTTAGTAAACTCGTCTTTGACTCTGTGGATGATGACACGGCGGAGAAGGTGAGGCATTGCGTGGATTTGGTGGATGTTTTCGTGGATGTCTCCAATGGGACAAAAGTCATTGCTGAGAAGGTTCAATCAATCCTCAATTCTCGCTTCCTGGCACCTGGTTTTGGTCCATGGATTCACTGGAGTTTGGGTGGTGTAACCGAGAGAAGATTGGCCCAAGGAACAAGCTCAAATATTTCTCTAGCAGCCACACTCATGCAGCTCATGCTTCCGGGAACTCCGAGCATTTTCTACGGAGACGAAGTTGCTCTGCAGGAAGTTTATGATCCTCTCGGGGAGCACGAAGAGTCCAAGCATCTGCATCATCTCTCAACAATGGTTTGGGATTCGGAAATTCAGTTCACGGTGAAAGAGCATTTGCCTTGGCTACCTCGGGGAGCCTTTGTGGCTTTCCATCATTTTGAACATGTGGCAGGGATGATAAGACTTCGTGGAATTTCTCCTTCCATCTACCAGAATGCCGTCATAAAGGAACATCAATCGGTTCTCAATACTGCTGTGag ATACAGCAAAAATGATATCTTAATCCTCGAAAGATGGTACCCCAGACGAAATACCTTCACATCAATCTCAAATTTTGGAAGTAAATCCCTCGTCCTTGACCTCTCGGGGATGTTCTATGCGGGAGAAATAATGCTGGGATCTCTCAAGGGGGAAAAGGTCTTCTTCAGCAGTATCCAAGTGAAGCCAATGGAGACGATTATTGTAAAGCTGGACAAGTAA